Proteins from one Hoplias malabaricus isolate fHopMal1 chromosome 2, fHopMal1.hap1, whole genome shotgun sequence genomic window:
- the cnga1a gene encoding cyclic nucleotide gated channel subunit alpha 1a, giving the protein MMIVNGSTLTVPPQMDPELGGHSGDDENEDHRPPPSPRRLFNVNNNNNNEEEEKKKETEEKSEKKEKKEKKEKKEKKKKKEEKEQENEKEKEKEKEREKEKEKEKEKEKEKEKEKEKEKEKEKEKNKDKDKKEGPKEVFVINPASNLYYQWVLLITLPVMYNWTMIIARACFEELQHNYLMTWFFLDYLCDLLYVADMAFRTRTGYLEQGLLVKDEKRLLKHYTDSLQFRLDVISMLPTDVLYFVLGLDYPEIRINKLLRLNRMFEFFDLSQTMTNYPNIFRICTLVMYIIIIIHWNACLYFSFSKSIGFGSDPWVYPSLDEPEFGDLLRKYSFSLYWSTLTLTTIGETPSPELDSEFFFHVIDFLVGVLIFATIVGNIATMISNMNAAQAQFQARIDNIKQYMHVRHVSKDLEKRVIKWFDYLWTNKKAQDEREVLRYLPDKLRAEIGMNVHLDTLKKVRIFADCEAGLLIQLILKLRPQVFSPGDYICRKGDIGREMYIIKEGKLAVVADDGVTQFCVLGDGSYFGEISILNIKGSKAGNRRTANIRSIGYSDLFCLTKDDLMEALTEYPEAKTMLEDKGRQILMKDGLIDLDPANLKPDQKDLEERVNRIYSTMMLMQTKLRKLLADYDKTETDLKQRIAQIERYAGEEVEEDEEEEEAAKEEEMPEGTEKPEGEEKPEGEEKPEGEEKPEGEEKPDGEEKPESKDKFEEEKDAED; this is encoded by the exons ATGATGATTGTCAATGGTTCAACACTTACTGTGCCTCCACAAATGGATCCAGAATTAGGAGGACACTCAGGAGATGATGAAAATGAAGACCATCGTCCACCTCCAAGTCCAAGACGCCTTTTCAacgtaaacaacaacaacaataatgaaGA ggaggaaaagaagaaagaaacagaggagaagagcgagaagaaggagaaaaagga aaaaaaggaaaagaaagagaagaagaagaaaaaggaagaaaaggaacaggagaatgaaaaagagaaggagaaagaaaaggaaagggagaaagagaaggagaaagaaaaggaaaaggagaaggagaaggagaaggaaaaggagaaagagaaagagaaggagaaagaaaaaaacaaggacAAAGACAAAAAGGAAGG GCCAAAGGAAGTGTTCGTGATTAACCCAGCGAGCAACCTGTATTACCAGTGGGTGCTTCTCATCACTCTTCCTGTCATGTACAATTGGACAATGATCATCGCAAG aGCCTGTTTTGAAGAATTGCAGCATAACTACCTGATGACATGGTTCTTCCTCGACTATCTCTGTGATTTGCTTTATGTAGCTGACATGGCCTTCAGGACAAGGACAG GATACCTAGAGCAAGGCTTGCTCGTGAAAGATGAGAAGCGCCTTCTGAAGCACTACACAGACAGCCTTCAGTTCCGATTAGATGTCATCTCCATGCTACCCACTGATGTCCTCTACTTTGTCCTGGGACTGGACTACCCTGAGATCCGCATCAACAAGCTGCTTCGCCTTAACCGCATGTTTGAGTTTTTTGACCTTTCACAAACCATGACCAACTACCCCAACATCTTCCGAATCTGCACCTTAGTCATGtacatcattatcatcatccaCTGGAATGCATGTCTCTACTTCTCCTTCTCCAAATCCATTGGGTTTGGCTCAGATCCCTGGGTGTACCCCTCACTTGACGAGCCTGAGTTTGGAGACCTCTTGAGAAAGTATTCTTTTAGTCTTTACTGGTCCACCCTAACTCTTACCACCATTGGGGAGACGCCCTCTCCTGAACTGGATTCAGAGTTTTTCTTCCATGTGATTGACTTTTTGGTTGGTGTATTGATATTTGCCACCATTGTGGGTAACATCGCCACCATGATCTCCAACATGAATGCAGCACAAGCCCAGTTCCAGGCTCGCATTGATAACATCAAGCAGTACATGCATGTACGCCACGTCAGCAAAGACTTGGAGAAGCGTGTCATCAAGTGGTTCGACTACTTATGGACCAACAAGAAAGCACAAGATGAGAGGGAAGTTCTGCGCTACCTTCCAGACAAGTTGCGAGCAGAAATCGGCATGAACGTGCATCTGGACACCCTGAAGAAGGTGCGAATCTTTGCGGATTGTGAGGCTGGTTTGCTGATTCAGTTGATTCTCAAGTTGCGTCCTCAAGTCTTCAGTCCCGGTGACTACATCTGCCGTAAAGGTGACATTGGACGAGAGATGTACATCATCAAGGAAGGAAAGTTGGCAGTGGTCGCTGATGATGGAGTTACACAGTTCTGTGTTCTAGGAGATGGCAGCTACTTTGGTGAGATCAGTATCCTGAACATCAAGGGCAGCAAAGCTGGAAACCGCAGGACAGCCAACATTCGCAGTATTGGGTATTCCGACCTCTTCTGTTTGACCAAAGATGATTTAATGGAAGCCTTGACTGAGTATCCTGAAGCCAAAACCATGCTGGAAGACAAAGGTCGGCAGATCCTTATGAAGGATGGTCTGATTGACCTGGACCCAGCCAATCTAAAGCCAGACCAGAAGGACCTGGAAGAGAGAGTAAACAGGATCTATTCCACCATGATGCTAATGCAGACCAAACTGAGAAAGCTGCTTGCGGACTAtgacaaaacagagacagacctCAAACAACGCATTGCTCAAATAGAGCGGTATGCTGGGGAGGAagtggaggaggatgaggaagaggaggaagctGCAAAAGAAGAGGAGATGCCAGAAGGGACAGAAAAGCCAGAAGGGGAGGAAAAACCAGAGGGTGAGGAGAAGCCAGAGGGTGAGGAGAAGCCAGAGGGTGAGGAGAAGCCAGATGGCGAGGAGAAGCCAGAGAGCAAGGACAAATTTGAAGAGGAGAAGGATGCTGAGGATTAG